The following coding sequences lie in one Tachysurus fulvidraco isolate hzauxx_2018 chromosome 19, HZAU_PFXX_2.0, whole genome shotgun sequence genomic window:
- the arl1 gene encoding ADP-ribosylation factor-like protein 1, with the protein MGGFFSSLFSGLFGTREMRILILGLDGAGKTTILYRLQVGEVVTTIPTIGFNVETVTYKNLKFQVWDLGGQTSIRPYWRCYYSNTDAVIYVVDSSDRDRMGISKSELVAMLEEEELKKAILVVFANKQDMEQAMTPTEVANSLGLPALKDRKWQIFKTSATKGTGLDEAMEWLVESLKSRQ; encoded by the exons ATGG GGGGTTTCTTCTCCAGCTTGTTTTCGGGTCTTTTCGGCACGAGAGAGATGAGAATTCTAATCCTGGGCTTGGACGGTGCTGGAAAGACTACAATCCTCTACAGGCTGCAAGTTGGGGAAGTTGTGACTACCATCCCCA CTATTGGTTTCAACGTTGAAACTGTGACTTACAAGAACCTGAAGTTCCAAGTGTGGGATCTTGGTGGACAGACAAGCATCAG GCCATACTGGCGCTGCTATTACTCCAACACAGATGCTGTGATCTACGTTGTGGACAGCAGTGACCGTGACAGGATGGGGATCTCCAAGTCTGAGCTGGTGGCTATGCTGGAG GAGGAAGAACTGAAGAAAGCCATCTTAGTTGTCTTTGCCAACAAACAGGACATGGAGCAAGCCATGACACCCACTGAAGTGGCCAACTCACTCGGGTTACCTGCACTCAAAGACAGGAAGTGGCAGATCTTCAAAACATCTGCCACCAAAGGAACAGGACTGGACGAGGCCATGGAATG GTTGGTGGAATCTCTGAAGAGCCGACAGTAA
- the tnnt2e gene encoding troponin T2e, cardiac isoform X1 encodes MSDTEEVVEEEVLEEVEEEFTEEVPPPEVEEPTQEDEEPEAEVEEPEAEVEAPAEEEATDELKPKPKMFMQNITAPKIPEGDKVDFDDIHRKRQEKDFSELQSLIEAHFIQRKKDEEELIALVNRIDKRRTERAEQHRIRAEKEKERQARLQEEKERRELEEQRKKQDEDAKKKKALTNMTHQYGGIQQKMEGRKGAKKQTEREKKRKILAERRKPLNIDHLSEDKLKEKANELWQWMMELEAEKFDLSEKLKRQKYDMTLLQARINEQQKFAKGRGKGKVGGRLR; translated from the exons ATGTCTGATACAGAGGAAGTGGTGGAGGAGGAAGTGTT AGAGGAAG TTGAGGAGGAATTCACTGAAGAAG TGCCTCCCCCTGAAGTGGAAG AACCTACACAAGAAGATGAAG AACCAGAAGCTGAAGTAGAAG AACCAGAAGCTGAAGTAGAAG CCCCAGCTGAGGAGGAGGCCACAG ATGAGCTGAAACCAAAGCCGAA GATGTTCATGCAAAATATTACAGCTCCAAAGATTCCAGAGGGAGATAAAGTGGACTTTGAT gacatTCACAGGAAGCGTCAGGAAAAGGATTTTTCAGAACTGCAGTCCCTGATCGAGGCTCACTTCATCCAGAGGAAGAAGGATGAGGAAGAGCTCATTGCTCTGGTCAACAGGATT GATAAGCGCCGTACTGAGAGAGCGGAACAACACAGGATCCgggcagagaaagaaaaggaaagacagGCACGTCTGCAG GaggagaaggaaagaagagagcTGGAAGAACAGAGGAAGAAACAAGATGAGGAtgccaagaagaagaaggctCTCACCAACATGACGCACCAGTATGGAGGAATACAACAGAAG ATGGAGGGTCGTAAAGGGGCAAAGAAACAGACTgagagggagaagaagagaaagatcCTGGCTGAAAGGAGGAAGCCACTCAACATCGACCATCTGTCTGAGGATAAATTGAA AGAGAAAGCTAACGAGTTGTGGCAGTGGATGATGGAGCTGGAGGCTGAGAAGTTCGACCTCAGCGAGAAACTTAAGAGACAGAAATACGAT ATGACTCTTCTCCAGGCCCGAATCAATGAACAGCAAAAGTT CGCCAAAGGTCGTGGCAAGGGCAAGGTTGGTGGCAGGCTGAGGTAA
- the tnnt2e gene encoding troponin T2e, cardiac isoform X2, translating to MSDTEEVVEEEVLEEVEEEFTEEVPPPEVEEPTQEDEEPEAEVEEPEAEVEAPAEEEATDELKPKPKMFMQNITAPKIPEGDKVDFDDIHRKRQEKDFSELQSLIEAHFIQRKKDEEELIALVNRIDKRRTERAEQHRIRAEKEKERQARLQEEKERRELEEQRKKQDEDAKKKKALTNMTHQYGGIQQKMEGRKGAKKQTEREKKRKILAERRKPLNIDHLSEDKLKEKANELWQWMMELEAEKFDLSEKLKRQKYDITQLLARVKDHQSAKGRGKGKVGGRLR from the exons ATGTCTGATACAGAGGAAGTGGTGGAGGAGGAAGTGTT AGAGGAAG TTGAGGAGGAATTCACTGAAGAAG TGCCTCCCCCTGAAGTGGAAG AACCTACACAAGAAGATGAAG AACCAGAAGCTGAAGTAGAAG AACCAGAAGCTGAAGTAGAAG CCCCAGCTGAGGAGGAGGCCACAG ATGAGCTGAAACCAAAGCCGAA GATGTTCATGCAAAATATTACAGCTCCAAAGATTCCAGAGGGAGATAAAGTGGACTTTGAT gacatTCACAGGAAGCGTCAGGAAAAGGATTTTTCAGAACTGCAGTCCCTGATCGAGGCTCACTTCATCCAGAGGAAGAAGGATGAGGAAGAGCTCATTGCTCTGGTCAACAGGATT GATAAGCGCCGTACTGAGAGAGCGGAACAACACAGGATCCgggcagagaaagaaaaggaaagacagGCACGTCTGCAG GaggagaaggaaagaagagagcTGGAAGAACAGAGGAAGAAACAAGATGAGGAtgccaagaagaagaaggctCTCACCAACATGACGCACCAGTATGGAGGAATACAACAGAAG ATGGAGGGTCGTAAAGGGGCAAAGAAACAGACTgagagggagaagaagagaaagatcCTGGCTGAAAGGAGGAAGCCACTCAACATCGACCATCTGTCTGAGGATAAATTGAA AGAGAAAGCTAACGAGTTGTGGCAGTGGATGATGGAGCTGGAGGCTGAGAAGTTCGACCTCAGCGAGAAACTTAAGAGACAGAAATACGAT ATCACTCAGCTTCTGGCTCGAGTTAAGGATCACCAGAG CGCCAAAGGTCGTGGCAAGGGCAAGGTTGGTGGCAGGCTGAGGTAA
- the tnnt2e gene encoding troponin T2e, cardiac isoform X3 has translation MSDTEEVVEEEVLEEVEEEFTEEVPPPEVEEPTQEDEEPEAEVEAPAEEEATDELKPKPKMFMQNITAPKIPEGDKVDFDDIHRKRQEKDFSELQSLIEAHFIQRKKDEEELIALVNRIDKRRTERAEQHRIRAEKEKERQARLQEEKERRELEEQRKKQDEDAKKKKALTNMTHQYGGIQQKMEGRKGAKKQTEREKKRKILAERRKPLNIDHLSEDKLKEKANELWQWMMELEAEKFDLSEKLKRQKYDMTLLQARINEQQKFAKGRGKGKVGGRLR, from the exons ATGTCTGATACAGAGGAAGTGGTGGAGGAGGAAGTGTT AGAGGAAG TTGAGGAGGAATTCACTGAAGAAG TGCCTCCCCCTGAAGTGGAAG AACCTACACAAGAAGATGAAG AACCAGAAGCTGAAGTAGAAG CCCCAGCTGAGGAGGAGGCCACAG ATGAGCTGAAACCAAAGCCGAA GATGTTCATGCAAAATATTACAGCTCCAAAGATTCCAGAGGGAGATAAAGTGGACTTTGAT gacatTCACAGGAAGCGTCAGGAAAAGGATTTTTCAGAACTGCAGTCCCTGATCGAGGCTCACTTCATCCAGAGGAAGAAGGATGAGGAAGAGCTCATTGCTCTGGTCAACAGGATT GATAAGCGCCGTACTGAGAGAGCGGAACAACACAGGATCCgggcagagaaagaaaaggaaagacagGCACGTCTGCAG GaggagaaggaaagaagagagcTGGAAGAACAGAGGAAGAAACAAGATGAGGAtgccaagaagaagaaggctCTCACCAACATGACGCACCAGTATGGAGGAATACAACAGAAG ATGGAGGGTCGTAAAGGGGCAAAGAAACAGACTgagagggagaagaagagaaagatcCTGGCTGAAAGGAGGAAGCCACTCAACATCGACCATCTGTCTGAGGATAAATTGAA AGAGAAAGCTAACGAGTTGTGGCAGTGGATGATGGAGCTGGAGGCTGAGAAGTTCGACCTCAGCGAGAAACTTAAGAGACAGAAATACGAT ATGACTCTTCTCCAGGCCCGAATCAATGAACAGCAAAAGTT CGCCAAAGGTCGTGGCAAGGGCAAGGTTGGTGGCAGGCTGAGGTAA